DNA sequence from the Antarctobacter heliothermus genome:
CGGATCCTGTGGACCCCGGTGCCGATGCGCCCCAAGCCTCAGACGATGCGGCTGTGCCCGCCGCGTCAGACGAAAAGCCCAAAAAGCCGCGCGCCCCGCGCAAACCCCGCAAAAAGCCTGAGCCGAAGCCGGAAGCCGTTGAGTCGGACACGCCGCCCGTCGCCACAGAGCCGGGTGATACCCCGCCTCCGGACGCCGCCGAGTAAGTTCGGATTTCAGATAATCGGGCCGCGCGTCAGACGGCAGCAAGGCTGCGCGCCAGCGCGCAGAATTGCTCCAACGGAACACGCTCGGCCCGCTCTGTCGGGGCAATCCCGGCCACGGCCAGGTGATCCTCGATTTGCGGTGACAGACCCTTCAACGCGGCGCGCAGCATCTTGCGCCGCTGGTTGAAGGCCGCCGCCACCACCCGTTCCAACACCTTCGCATCCGCCTCGAACCGGGGCGCAGGCAGCGCGGTTAGGTGCACCACGGCGGAACTGACCTTGGGTGGCGGGGTAAAAGCGCCCGGCGGCAGCGTCAGCGCGATCCGCGCGTCGCAGCGCCACTGAGCCAACAGCGCCAAACGGCCATAGGCCTTGGAGCCCGGCTCTGCCACGATCCGCTCTGCCACCTCCTTTTGGAACATCAGCGTCAGGGACCGCCATGCCGGCGGCCATACCTTTGGCGTCAGCCACCGCACCAGCAATTCTGTGCCGACATTGTAGGGCAGGTTGGCGCAGATCGCATAAGGCGGCGTCAAATGGGCCGCGGCATCAACCTCCAGCGCATCGCCCTCGATAAACTCCAACCGGCCCGGATATGCCTCGGCAATTTCGGCCAGCGCAGGCAGACAGCGCGCATCCTTTTCAACCGCCAGCACCTTGCGCGCGCCTTCGGCCAGCAACCCTCGGGTCAGTCCGCCGGGGCCGGGGCCCACCTCCAGCACGTCGGTGTCCGACAGGTCGCCGGCCACGCGCGCGATGCGGGCTGTCAGGTTGAGGTCGAGAAGAAAGTTCTGACCCAGCGACTTGCGTGCGGACAGTTGGTGACGCTTGATCACCTCACTCAGCGGGGGGAGGGTGTCGATCGCGCTCATGTTTTCTTCTGTCCGAAAATATCCTGGGGGGGAATTGGCCTATGGCCAAGGGGGGGCAAAGGCCCCCGCCTGCGGTGCGGCACATCCCGTGGGCTGGTCTGGGTCATGCGTTGGCCATTTGTGCTGCCATGCGCAGTGCGGCCAGTGTGGAACTGGGATTGGCAACACCCTTGCCTGCGATGTCATAGGCTGTTCCATGATCGGGCGAGGTGCGGATAAAGGGCAGTCCTAGCGTGACGTTGACACCCTCATCGAAGTCCAGTGTCTTGATCGGGATCAGGGCCTGATCGTGATACATGCAGATCGCAGCGTCATAGCCTGCACGGGCGCGAGCGTGGAACATCGTATCGGCGGGCAGAGGGCCGCGCAGGTCCATCCCGTCAGCCCGCAAACGGTCCAGCACCGGGGCAATCAGTGCCGCGTCCTCATGGCCCATGCGACCGCCTTCGCCCGCGTGCGGGTTCAGACCAGACACCGCAAGGCGTGGGGCGGCTATGCCGAATTGTGTTTTGAGTGCCGTGTGTGTGATGCGGATACGCCGCTCCAACAGGGCGGGGGTCAGCGCGGCCGGCACATCCGCCAGCGCGATATGAATGGTGACCGGGACCACGCGCAGGCGGTCAGAGGCCAGCATCATCACCACCTCGTCCACACCCGCCAGATGAGCGAGGAACTCGGTATGGCCGGGAAAGGTAAACCCCGCACCCTCTGCCAGCGCCTGTTTGCTGATCGGCAAGGTGCACAGGGCTGACGCCACACCGGCCTGCACTAGACGCACACCTTCTTCGATAGCTGCGATCACGCCGGGCGCATGGGAGGCTTGCGGCAGTCCGGGCACGCGGGGGCCGGGCATGTCCAAGGGCCAGACCGGCAGCCCCTCACCAACTCGGACCGTCGCTTGCACGGGATCGTCCAAAACCACATGCGGCACGCGCCCGGGCAAGTGCGCCGGATCGCCGATCCAGAAGAACGGCAAGTCGCGCCCCAAACGGTCCCATGCTGCCTCAGCCAATTCCGGCCCGATCCCAGCAGGTTCCCCGCAGCTCAACGCGACGGGAGAGGCCCCAGTCATCGGTTGACGATACGGGCGTCGGCGCGCAGCTGCGCAAGATAGCCATCGGCCAGTGTGGCCAGACGCCGGTTGCGCAAACCGATTGTGATTTCGCCCCGGTCAACATCTTCGGTAATTTGCGTGGACCGCCCGCAGAGCATCAGAAACACCAGCGTCTGACCGCCCGAACGTGTGAGTGCTGTCGAGACCTCTCCGGGGTCCAGCTTGGTCAGTTCCAGCGCGATGTCCGTCGGCAGATCGTCCACTGGCAGCGTGCCGCGTTCCAGGACCTCGGGGGGTTGTCCCTTGGCGACGCCATACAGGTCGTCGCAGCGGTCCACCCGACCAGCCAGCACGCGGGCGCGCGCCAGTGTTTCGGGGGTCCGGCCTCCGGCCATATAGTAGGCGGCGTATTCCACCGCAGTGACCTCTGGCGGGCTAAAGCCGGTTTCCTCGATGTCGCGCAACTGGAACAGGGCAACGGCGCCGTCCAGCGGAATAGGCGCTGTCACCTCGCCCGGTGCAAGGCCTAGCAGCAACGGGCGCAGTTGCGGCGGCAGATCGCTCAGGTTCTGCCAGGGCAGGCGGCCGCCAGCGTCGCGGCTGGCGGTGGCGGAATACTGCCGCGCCTGGGCCGAAAAGGCACCGGTGCTGTCGAGTTGCGCAATACGTTCCGCGCGGGCGCGAACGGCATCCTCTTCGCCCGGCGGCATCGGCATGATGATTTCAGATACCAGAACGCGCACCGTGCTTGTGCCCGATTGCAGCGACAGGGCGCGGTCGATCTCATCCTCGGACACGGTGGCGCGACCGCCGAACCGGGCCTGAACCAGTTGGCGCCAGCTCAGACCGGCGGCGACGAAATCGCGAAAGGTCTGTTCGGCTACACCCTCGGCGCCAATGGCCGCGACGAATTGATCGCGGTCCAGATTGGCGCGCGCAGCAAACTCACCCATGCCGTCCAGCACTTCTTGTTCTGTCGGACGGACGCCGTTGTCGCGTGCCGCCTGAATGCGCAGGCGGTCATCTATCAACTGTTCGCGTGAGAGTTTGTCGAGGTTTCCGGGTGCTTTCAGCACCTGCAACATCCGCTTACGCTGTGCGATCTCATAATTGGTGATGACGCTGTCGTTGACCTGAATGGCGGGGGCAAAAAGGTTCTGCGCGGCCAGCGGCGCGGGGCTCAAGGTGATCGAGAGGACCGCAAGGGCCGGTGCAAGCAGGCGGGTCAGAATGAACATGTGCGGCGATACTCCTTGCCACTGGCGTCGGCGCCAAAGCCTGTTAGCGCGACGGTCAGATCGAATTCGGTAGACGGTTCCAGGGTGGTCGAGGACGCGTAGTTCCGCGTCGCCTGAAGATCCACCTGAATACATTCGTTTCGGTATTGCAGGCCCAGACCGACACGGTCAAGCCGGTCATCGCCAAGGTCATAGCGGGCCTCACCCGAGGTGGACCAGTTCCGGGTCAGTTGATAGCGGCCATCAAAGGTCCATTCGGATTGTCTTTGGGTCCGGTCCTCATCGGAATCGGTGACCAGCAGCAGGTAGGACGCGCCAAGGTCCATTCGCGTGTTGGACCATCCGGCACGCGCTTCTGCCTTGGAAAACAGGCCGTCTTCGTCCAGCAGACCGCGCGCCGACAGCGTGATCCCCAACGGGTTGGCAAAGCGTCCCGCGATCAGCAAGTCAGAGGCGGTATCGCTGAGCCCGGACGAAAGCGAAAAATCGGGCTCGGCGGTTTCACGCCAGACCTTGCCCAGCGTCAATGCCGCCGACCAGCCACCCGGCGCCTTGTGCAGCCAGCGCAGTCCGGCGGCGACGGTTGTGCCGTGTTCGCGGCGGTCAGCGGCGGGAAAGCGGGACAGCGACAGCAAGTTGGCCTCGTCAAATTCGACCCGCGTGCTTTCGTCGTTGGGGTTTTTCAGCCGCTCGCCGCCGACCCAGCCCAGTTGAACGATCGGCTCCAGCAGGGTGCGCCCGCCGCGCGGACCCTGCCGTTGCAGGGGATAGCGGAATTCAATTGCGACACCGGGGATGGCGCGGCTGACTTCGGCATCCGATGTGACGTCATCCTCTGTGATGTATCGGTCGGCCCACAGATGTGTGGACAGCCCGACGCGCAGGCCACTGGCCACGGTCCAGCGGTTGCGCCAGCTGAATTCGGCATTGAACCGGGTGACATCACGACCGTCGATTTCGGTATCGTCGTCGCTGCCATCGGTATCGCGTTTGGATTGGCGCAAATGGCCGTGGACATCGGTGCCCAACCGGAACTCTCCGCCGAAGGACGGAAAAAACCGTTGCTCCCTGCGGTAGTCCGCGATGAAGCGGGGCTGGGTTGCGTTGTCCTCATAGTCGCGCAGTGTCTGATAGTTCAGAATGCTGGTGTCCATGAAGCTGTCGGCGGTCACCCGTGTCAGCGACAGATTGCTGGCCAGACGGTCGGCGCCGCTGATGTCGTAGTCGTTCAGATAGGCATCATCCGAAACACCTTTGAGATTGAACGACAGTTTGTAGTCCTGCAAAACCCGAAATTCACCTTCGGCAAAAAGATAGCCGCGCGGATCTGCCATCAACGTGTCAGACGACAGCGCTCCGTGAATGGTCAGGTCGCCACTGCGAAAGGCACGCCTGTAACGGAACCCCATCGTACGGGTTTCCGACGCCAGATAGGGCGTCAGGGTCAAATCCTGATGCCGTCCGATGGGAAAGAAATACGGCACCTTGACCCCGACACCCAGCAGGGAACTGCTGGTGAAGGTCGGGAAAAGGAACCCGCGGGCGCGCGGCAACGTGGGGTCGGGCAGGCGCAGGTGGGGAAAGTAGAAGATCGGCACGTCCAGAACACGAAACTGGGCATTGTCGAAATATAGCTGGCGCTCTTCCTGATCATGCACGACGCGCG
Encoded proteins:
- a CDS encoding LPS-assembly protein LptD, with the translated sequence MFDRLIRLLAVLCVLAGPALAQDAPDADALPAMLVADAVFVEDGERLIATGNVEAFHDGVRMTAGRIVYDGTTDQLIIDGPIRIIDETGNILVATYAELDQGLQNGLLSGARMVLDQQLQVASVEARRVNGRFTQFSKVAVTSCLVCGQRKVPLWQIRASRVVHDQEERQLYFDNAQFRVLDVPIFYFPHLRLPDPTLPRARGFLFPTFTSSSLLGVGVKVPYFFPIGRHQDLTLTPYLASETRTMGFRYRRAFRSGDLTIHGALSSDTLMADPRGYLFAEGEFRVLQDYKLSFNLKGVSDDAYLNDYDISGADRLASNLSLTRVTADSFMDTSILNYQTLRDYEDNATQPRFIADYRREQRFFPSFGGEFRLGTDVHGHLRQSKRDTDGSDDDTEIDGRDVTRFNAEFSWRNRWTVASGLRVGLSTHLWADRYITEDDVTSDAEVSRAIPGVAIEFRYPLQRQGPRGGRTLLEPIVQLGWVGGERLKNPNDESTRVEFDEANLLSLSRFPAADRREHGTTVAAGLRWLHKAPGGWSAALTLGKVWRETAEPDFSLSSGLSDTASDLLIAGRFANPLGITLSARGLLDEDGLFSKAEARAGWSNTRMDLGASYLLLVTDSDEDRTQRQSEWTFDGRYQLTRNWSTSGEARYDLGDDRLDRVGLGLQYRNECIQVDLQATRNYASSTTLEPSTEFDLTVALTGFGADASGKEYRRTCSF
- the rsmA gene encoding 16S rRNA (adenine(1518)-N(6)/adenine(1519)-N(6))-dimethyltransferase RsmA, which produces MSAIDTLPPLSEVIKRHQLSARKSLGQNFLLDLNLTARIARVAGDLSDTDVLEVGPGPGGLTRGLLAEGARKVLAVEKDARCLPALAEIAEAYPGRLEFIEGDALEVDAAAHLTPPYAICANLPYNVGTELLVRWLTPKVWPPAWRSLTLMFQKEVAERIVAEPGSKAYGRLALLAQWRCDARIALTLPPGAFTPPPKVSSAVVHLTALPAPRFEADAKVLERVVAAAFNQRRKMLRAALKGLSPQIEDHLAVAGIAPTERAERVPLEQFCALARSLAAV
- a CDS encoding peptidylprolyl isomerase encodes the protein MFILTRLLAPALAVLSITLSPAPLAAQNLFAPAIQVNDSVITNYEIAQRKRMLQVLKAPGNLDKLSREQLIDDRLRIQAARDNGVRPTEQEVLDGMGEFAARANLDRDQFVAAIGAEGVAEQTFRDFVAAGLSWRQLVQARFGGRATVSEDEIDRALSLQSGTSTVRVLVSEIIMPMPPGEEDAVRARAERIAQLDSTGAFSAQARQYSATASRDAGGRLPWQNLSDLPPQLRPLLLGLAPGEVTAPIPLDGAVALFQLRDIEETGFSPPEVTAVEYAAYYMAGGRTPETLARARVLAGRVDRCDDLYGVAKGQPPEVLERGTLPVDDLPTDIALELTKLDPGEVSTALTRSGGQTLVFLMLCGRSTQITEDVDRGEITIGLRNRRLATLADGYLAQLRADARIVNR
- the pdxA gene encoding 4-hydroxythreonine-4-phosphate dehydrogenase PdxA, producing the protein MTGASPVALSCGEPAGIGPELAEAAWDRLGRDLPFFWIGDPAHLPGRVPHVVLDDPVQATVRVGEGLPVWPLDMPGPRVPGLPQASHAPGVIAAIEEGVRLVQAGVASALCTLPISKQALAEGAGFTFPGHTEFLAHLAGVDEVVMMLASDRLRVVPVTIHIALADVPAALTPALLERRIRITHTALKTQFGIAAPRLAVSGLNPHAGEGGRMGHEDAALIAPVLDRLRADGMDLRGPLPADTMFHARARAGYDAAICMYHDQALIPIKTLDFDEGVNVTLGLPFIRTSPDHGTAYDIAGKGVANPSSTLAALRMAAQMANA